Proteins encoded in a region of the Streptomyces violaceoruber genome:
- a CDS encoding ATP-dependent Clp protease ATP-binding subunit, with the protein MSMSSFGFGASDPFSDLFNRFFGTSPASSPPAVQRVPIGRMLTESSQELLNLAARRSLEDGTSDLDTEHLLWAATKVEPARGLLARAGADPDALASRIAEVLPREAGEPSAEPGLTPAAKRTLATAYARSRASGVSYIGPEHILGALLADGDTGAARLLGAQGQDIGKLEGLTEQAARPGGAPGDDGGRPATTLDEYGRDLTDEAKAGKLDPVVGRAEEIEQTVEILSRRSKNNPVLIGEPGVGKTAIVEGLAQRIVAGEVPNTLKDKRVVALDLSAMVAGAQYRGQFEERLKKVIEDVQQARGDIILFIDELHTVVGAGASGESSMDAGNMLKPALARGELHVVGATTIDEYRKYVEKDAALERRFQPVMVPEPSVEETVQILEGLRDAYEAHHQVRFADGALTAAAELSDRYVSDRFLPDKAIDVMDQAGARVRLRSASRSTEVVGREDRIAKLRREQEQAVAAEDYARAGELKREIAEAEGELAGIEERREGVVSVTADDIADVISRRTGIPVSQLTAGEKERLLRLEEEMHARIVGQDEAVTAVSRAVRRNRAGMGDPDRPVGSFLFLGPTGVGKTELAKTLAELLFGEENRMIRFDMSEFQEKHTVARLVGAPPGYVGYEEAGQLTEKVRRQPYSVVLFDEVEKAHPDVFNTLLQILDDGRLTDGQGRTVDFRHCVVIMTSNIGAHRILDHKGDVSDLKNELMQELRGRFLPEFLNRIDEIIVFHGLTEDDLSRIVDHLLAQSERRVHAQGMTLKVTEAAKKLLIAHGHQPEFGARPLRRTIQAELDNRVADLLLGGEADPGDTIVADVVDDSLHCTVDKSGTARPAEASGT; encoded by the coding sequence ATGTCGATGTCGTCGTTCGGATTCGGTGCGTCCGATCCGTTCAGTGATCTGTTCAACCGGTTCTTCGGAACGTCGCCCGCGTCCTCGCCCCCGGCGGTGCAGCGGGTGCCGATCGGCCGGATGCTGACCGAGTCCTCGCAGGAGCTCCTCAACCTGGCGGCACGGCGGTCGCTGGAGGACGGGACGTCCGACCTGGACACGGAGCACCTGTTGTGGGCGGCCACGAAGGTCGAGCCCGCGCGGGGGCTGCTCGCCCGGGCGGGCGCCGACCCCGACGCGCTCGCCTCCCGGATCGCCGAGGTCCTGCCCCGCGAGGCGGGCGAGCCGTCCGCCGAGCCGGGCCTCACCCCGGCCGCCAAGCGCACCCTCGCCACCGCCTACGCCCGCTCCCGGGCCTCCGGCGTCTCCTACATCGGCCCCGAGCACATCCTGGGCGCCCTGCTGGCGGACGGCGACACGGGCGCGGCCCGGCTGCTGGGCGCCCAGGGGCAGGACATCGGCAAGCTGGAGGGGCTCACCGAGCAGGCCGCCCGTCCGGGCGGGGCCCCGGGCGACGACGGCGGGAGACCGGCCACCACGCTGGACGAGTACGGACGGGACCTGACCGACGAGGCGAAGGCCGGGAAGCTCGACCCCGTCGTCGGCCGCGCCGAGGAGATCGAGCAGACCGTCGAGATCCTCTCCCGGCGCTCCAAGAACAATCCGGTGCTGATCGGCGAGCCCGGCGTCGGCAAGACCGCCATCGTGGAGGGACTGGCCCAGCGCATCGTGGCCGGTGAGGTCCCGAACACGCTGAAGGACAAGAGGGTGGTCGCCCTCGACCTGTCCGCCATGGTGGCGGGCGCGCAGTACCGGGGCCAGTTCGAGGAGCGGCTCAAGAAGGTCATCGAGGACGTCCAGCAGGCCCGCGGCGACATCATCCTGTTCATCGACGAACTGCACACCGTCGTCGGCGCCGGAGCGAGCGGCGAGAGCTCCATGGACGCCGGCAACATGCTCAAGCCGGCCCTCGCGCGCGGCGAACTGCACGTGGTGGGCGCCACGACCATCGACGAGTACCGCAAGTACGTCGAGAAGGACGCCGCCCTCGAACGCCGCTTCCAGCCCGTGATGGTCCCCGAGCCCTCGGTCGAGGAGACGGTGCAGATCCTGGAGGGCCTGCGCGACGCCTACGAGGCGCACCACCAGGTCCGCTTCGCCGACGGAGCGCTGACCGCGGCGGCGGAGCTGTCCGACCGCTACGTCAGCGACCGCTTCCTGCCCGACAAGGCGATCGACGTCATGGACCAGGCGGGCGCCCGGGTACGGCTGCGCAGCGCGAGCCGTTCCACCGAGGTCGTCGGCCGCGAGGACCGCATCGCGAAGCTGCGCCGGGAGCAGGAGCAGGCCGTCGCGGCCGAGGACTACGCCCGCGCGGGCGAGCTGAAACGCGAGATCGCCGAGGCGGAGGGCGAACTGGCGGGCATCGAGGAGCGCCGCGAGGGCGTCGTCTCCGTCACCGCCGACGACATCGCGGACGTGATCTCCCGCCGCACCGGCATCCCGGTCTCCCAGCTGACGGCGGGGGAGAAGGAGCGGCTGCTCAGGCTGGAGGAGGAGATGCACGCCCGGATCGTCGGCCAGGACGAGGCGGTCACCGCCGTCTCGCGGGCCGTGCGCCGCAACCGGGCCGGCATGGGCGACCCCGACCGCCCCGTGGGCTCCTTCCTCTTCCTCGGCCCCACCGGTGTCGGCAAGACCGAGCTGGCCAAGACCCTCGCCGAGCTGCTGTTCGGCGAGGAGAACCGCATGATCCGCTTCGACATGAGCGAGTTCCAGGAGAAGCACACGGTCGCCCGGCTCGTCGGCGCGCCCCCGGGCTACGTCGGCTACGAGGAGGCCGGCCAGCTCACCGAGAAGGTCCGCAGGCAGCCCTACAGCGTGGTCCTGTTCGACGAGGTGGAGAAGGCCCACCCCGACGTCTTCAACACGCTGCTGCAGATCCTCGACGACGGCCGCCTCACCGACGGACAGGGACGCACCGTCGACTTCCGGCACTGCGTGGTCATCATGACGTCCAACATCGGCGCCCACCGCATCCTCGACCACAAGGGCGACGTGTCCGACCTCAAGAACGAACTCATGCAGGAGCTGCGGGGCCGGTTCCTGCCGGAGTTCCTCAACCGCATCGACGAGATCATCGTCTTCCACGGCCTCACCGAGGACGACCTCTCGCGGATCGTGGACCACCTGCTGGCGCAGAGCGAACGGCGGGTGCACGCCCAGGGCATGACACTGAAGGTCACCGAGGCGGCCAAGAAGCTGCTGATCGCCCACGGACACCAGCCGGAGTTCGGCGCCCGACCGCTCAGGCGCACCATCCAGGCCGAACTCGACAACCGCGTCGCC
- the ligA gene encoding NAD-dependent DNA ligase LigA — MTTPAAVIVDATAYAQAVEDAAHAAAAYYAGGSSPLDDDAYDRLARGIAAWEAEHPDEVLPDSPTGKVAGGAAEGDVPHTVPMLSLDNVFSPEEFTVWTASLARRIDREVTRFGVGPKLDGLAVAARYREGRLTRLITRGDGTAGEDVSHAIGTVEGLPGTLAEPVTVEVRGEILMTTAQFEHANEVRIRHGGQPFANPRNAAAGTLRAKERAYTVPMTFFGYGLLALPGTDAALAGRLEELPYSELMETAAGLGVHTSAGTAVPDVVVGTPEQVVARVQEIAALRAELPFGIDGIVVKADLAADRRAAGSGSRAPRWAIAYKLPAVEKITRLLEVEWNVGRTGIIAPRGVLEPVVIEGSTITYATLHNPADITRRGLRLGDHVMVHRAGDVIPRIEAPVAHLRTGEEQPIVFPEACPRCGSDIDTSEERWRCAQGRNCHLVASLAYAAGRDQLDIEGLGTTRVVQLVEAGLVADLADLFLLRREQLLALERMGETSTDNLLAALARAKEQPLSRVLCALGVRGTGRSMSRRIARYFATMDHIRAADAEAMQRVDGIGVEKAPSVVAEIAELAPLIDRLAAAGVNMTEPGATPPRPADTDGADGATAEAPGDGGPLAGMKVVVTGAMTGNLERLSRNEMNELIERAGGRSSSSVSKNTSLVVAGEGAGSKRAKAEQLGVRLATPEEFAVLVAGLLS; from the coding sequence ATGACTACTCCCGCAGCAGTGATCGTCGACGCCACCGCCTACGCCCAGGCGGTCGAGGACGCCGCGCACGCGGCCGCCGCCTACTACGCGGGCGGCTCCTCCCCGCTGGACGACGACGCCTACGACCGGCTGGCGAGAGGGATCGCCGCGTGGGAGGCCGAGCACCCCGACGAGGTGCTGCCCGACTCCCCCACCGGCAAGGTCGCCGGCGGCGCGGCCGAGGGGGACGTGCCGCACACGGTGCCGATGCTCAGCCTGGACAACGTGTTCTCGCCGGAGGAGTTCACCGTCTGGACGGCGTCCCTGGCCCGGCGCATCGACCGCGAGGTCACGCGGTTCGGCGTGGGTCCCAAGCTGGACGGCCTCGCGGTCGCCGCCCGCTACCGGGAGGGCCGCCTCACCCGGCTGATCACGCGGGGCGACGGCACGGCCGGCGAGGACGTCTCGCACGCCATCGGCACCGTGGAGGGGCTGCCCGGGACGCTGGCGGAGCCGGTGACCGTCGAGGTGCGGGGCGAGATCCTGATGACGACGGCCCAGTTCGAGCACGCCAACGAGGTGCGCATCCGGCACGGCGGGCAGCCCTTCGCCAACCCGCGCAACGCGGCCGCGGGCACCCTGCGCGCGAAGGAGCGCGCCTACACGGTGCCGATGACCTTCTTCGGCTACGGCCTGCTGGCCCTGCCCGGCACCGACGCGGCGCTCGCGGGGCGGCTGGAGGAGCTGCCGTACAGCGAGCTGATGGAGACGGCGGCCGGGCTCGGCGTGCACACCAGCGCCGGGACCGCGGTGCCGGACGTGGTCGTCGGGACGCCCGAGCAGGTGGTGGCGCGGGTCCAGGAGATCGCCGCACTCCGTGCCGAGCTGCCGTTCGGCATCGACGGGATCGTCGTCAAGGCGGACCTCGCCGCGGACCGGCGGGCCGCCGGGTCGGGCTCGCGGGCGCCGCGGTGGGCGATCGCGTACAAGCTCCCGGCCGTGGAGAAGATCACCCGGCTGCTCGAGGTGGAGTGGAACGTCGGCCGTACCGGCATCATCGCGCCGCGCGGGGTCCTGGAGCCGGTGGTCATCGAGGGCTCCACGATCACGTACGCCACGCTGCACAATCCGGCCGACATCACCCGTCGCGGTCTGCGGCTGGGCGACCACGTCATGGTGCACCGCGCCGGTGACGTCATTCCGCGCATCGAGGCACCGGTCGCACATCTGCGGACGGGCGAGGAGCAGCCCATCGTCTTCCCCGAGGCGTGTCCGCGCTGCGGCTCGGACATCGACACGAGCGAGGAGCGCTGGCGGTGCGCGCAGGGCCGCAACTGCCACCTGGTCGCCTCCCTCGCCTACGCCGCGGGGCGGGACCAGCTCGACATCGAGGGGCTGGGCACCACCCGGGTCGTCCAGCTCGTCGAGGCCGGGCTCGTGGCCGACCTGGCCGACCTGTTCCTGCTCCGGCGCGAGCAGTTGCTCGCCCTGGAGCGGATGGGCGAGACCAGCACCGACAACCTGCTCGCCGCGCTGGCCCGGGCCAAGGAGCAGCCGCTGTCCCGGGTGCTGTGCGCGCTGGGCGTCCGGGGCACCGGCCGGTCCATGTCCCGGCGCATCGCCCGGTACTTCGCCACCATGGACCACATACGCGCCGCCGACGCCGAGGCCATGCAGCGGGTCGACGGCATCGGGGTGGAGAAGGCCCCCTCCGTCGTCGCGGAGATCGCCGAACTCGCCCCGCTCATCGACAGGCTCGCCGCCGCCGGTGTCAACATGACCGAGCCCGGCGCGACCCCGCCCCGGCCCGCGGACACTGACGGCGCGGACGGGGCGACGGCCGAGGCACCGGGTGACGGCGGGCCGCTGGCGGGCATGAAGGTGGTCGTCACCGGCGCGATGACCGGCAACCTGGAACGGCTCAGCCGCAACGAGATGAACGAACTCATCGAGCGGGCCGGCGGACGCTCCTCCTCCAGCGTCTCCAAGAACACGTCACTGGTCGTCGCGGGCGAGGGAGCGGGTTCGAAGCGGGCCAAGGCGGAACAGCTCGGCGTCCGGCTGGCCACCCCCGAGGAGTTCGCCGTGCTCGTCGCCGGCCTGCTGAGCTGA
- a CDS encoding serine hydrolase domain-containing protein, whose translation MHRKRLVAAVLLAAALTGALAPVAAAHPGRPGHPGAVQRQLDLLTARDGVPGALAYDGRTTRTSGVADLESGRAMTGERGRFRLASDTKAFTATAVLRLVADGRLGLGDRAGSYVPQLADSPLTVRQLLKQTSGLPEYSALVDWTRPGTPEEYLALALDAEPVFEPGTDWGYSNTNYLVLGMVIDEVSGVGFRTYVERTILRPLHLDDTYWPAPGELDLRGPHARNYGVHPAHPQDGRVDVTELPGYEFGASGGLVSTPVDLNAFWDGLFGGRLLPGWAVRLMTRDTTDIGGRDVYPAGSRYGYGVASIPLSCGGVYWGHGGDLPGGSVGGGRATGGRGTVTVYTTTWAAEGDSLRHLQGTVDAALCAKRR comes from the coding sequence ATGCACCGCAAGCGCCTCGTCGCCGCGGTCCTGCTCGCCGCCGCACTCACCGGTGCGCTCGCGCCCGTGGCGGCGGCCCACCCGGGCCGCCCCGGCCACCCCGGCGCCGTACAGCGTCAACTGGACCTGCTCACCGCACGCGACGGCGTTCCCGGCGCACTCGCGTACGACGGCAGGACGACCCGCACCTCGGGCGTCGCCGACCTGGAATCGGGCCGGGCGATGACCGGCGAGCGGGGCCGGTTCCGGCTCGCCAGCGACACCAAGGCGTTCACCGCGACCGCGGTGCTGCGGCTGGTGGCGGACGGCCGGCTGGGCCTCGGGGACCGCGCGGGCTCCTACGTGCCGCAGCTGGCCGACAGTCCCCTCACCGTACGGCAGTTGCTGAAGCAGACCAGCGGGCTGCCGGAGTACTCGGCGCTGGTGGACTGGACCCGGCCGGGGACGCCCGAGGAGTACCTGGCCCTGGCGCTCGACGCGGAGCCCGTCTTCGAGCCCGGCACGGACTGGGGCTACTCCAACACCAACTACCTGGTCCTCGGCATGGTGATCGACGAGGTGTCCGGGGTCGGCTTCCGCACGTACGTGGAGCGCACGATCCTGCGCCCGCTGCACCTGGACGACACCTACTGGCCCGCGCCCGGCGAGCTGGACCTGCGCGGCCCGCACGCCCGGAACTACGGCGTGCACCCCGCGCACCCGCAGGACGGCAGGGTGGACGTGACCGAGCTGCCCGGGTACGAGTTCGGTGCGTCCGGCGGCCTGGTGTCCACCCCCGTCGACCTGAACGCCTTCTGGGACGGTCTGTTCGGCGGCCGCCTGCTGCCCGGCTGGGCGGTGCGCCTGATGACGCGGGACACCACCGACATCGGCGGCCGCGACGTCTACCCGGCGGGCAGTCGCTACGGGTACGGCGTCGCCTCGATCCCGCTCAGCTGCGGCGGCGTCTACTGGGGCCACGGCGGCGACCTGCCCGGCGGTTCGGTGGGCGGCGGCCGGGCCACGGGCGGCCGGGGCACGGTGACCGTCTACACCACGACGTGGGCGGCCGAGGGCGACAGCCTGCGTCATCTCCAGGGCACCGTGGACGCGGCCCTGTGCGCCAAGAGGCGCTGA
- a CDS encoding MFS transporter — protein MTVDVLRRPALADRRARVAVAVLFFTNGALFANLLPRYPQIKADLGIGNAAYGLAVAAFPAGAVTAGLAAGILVRRFGSARVAVGGTLLTGVGILAAGLADSVVVFAGALFLAGATDAFTDVAQNAHGLRVQRRYGRSVINSFHAIWSIGAVTGGSMAAAAIALGVARGPHLLLSAVVFAVAACVALRYCLPGPETEAEPAADTGAEDSAPPPSRAPAASLRTGWVLAALVLIATAGTLVEDAGMSWATLYLSDSLHATAALAASGYVALVGAQFVGRIVGDRLVDRFGQRAVARSGALIAAIGMGLALAVPTVPGTVLGFAAAGFGVATLVPAAMHEADELPGLKPGSGLTLVSWLMRLGFLLSPPVVGLVADATSLRVGLLVVPLAGLLVLLCAGVLRPRRD, from the coding sequence ATGACTGTTGACGTACTGCGCCGGCCCGCCCTGGCCGATCGGCGGGCTCGGGTGGCCGTCGCCGTGCTGTTCTTCACCAACGGGGCCCTGTTCGCCAACCTGCTGCCGCGCTATCCGCAGATCAAGGCGGACCTCGGTATCGGGAACGCCGCCTACGGACTGGCCGTGGCGGCGTTCCCGGCGGGAGCCGTCACGGCCGGGCTGGCGGCCGGGATCCTGGTGCGCCGGTTCGGCTCGGCACGGGTCGCGGTCGGCGGCACGCTGCTGACCGGGGTGGGCATCCTCGCCGCCGGACTCGCCGACTCGGTGGTGGTGTTCGCGGGCGCGCTGTTCCTGGCGGGGGCGACGGACGCCTTCACCGATGTCGCGCAGAACGCCCACGGCCTGCGGGTGCAGCGCCGTTACGGACGTTCCGTCATCAACTCCTTCCACGCCATCTGGTCCATCGGCGCCGTCACCGGCGGGTCCATGGCCGCCGCGGCGATCGCGCTCGGCGTCGCGCGCGGCCCGCACCTGCTCTTGTCCGCCGTGGTCTTCGCGGTCGCGGCCTGCGTCGCCCTGCGCTACTGCCTGCCCGGCCCCGAGACCGAGGCCGAACCGGCCGCGGACACCGGCGCCGAGGACTCCGCGCCGCCACCGAGCCGGGCCCCGGCGGCCAGCCTGCGCACCGGCTGGGTGCTGGCCGCCCTCGTCCTCATCGCCACGGCCGGCACCCTCGTCGAGGACGCGGGCATGTCCTGGGCCACTCTCTACCTCTCCGACTCGCTGCACGCGACGGCGGCACTGGCCGCGTCCGGGTATGTCGCCCTGGTCGGCGCGCAGTTCGTCGGCCGGATCGTCGGCGACCGGCTCGTGGACCGCTTCGGCCAGCGCGCGGTGGCCCGCTCCGGCGCCCTGATCGCCGCGATCGGCATGGGTCTGGCGCTGGCCGTGCCGACGGTGCCCGGCACGGTCCTCGGATTCGCCGCGGCCGGATTCGGGGTGGCGACGCTGGTACCGGCGGCCATGCACGAGGCCGACGAACTGCCCGGCCTCAAGCCCGGGTCGGGCCTGACCCTCGTCTCCTGGCTGATGCGGCTCGGCTTCCTGCTCTCGCCGCCGGTCGTGGGGCTGGTCGCCGACGCGACGAGCCTGCGGGTGGGCCTGCTGGTGGTGCCGCTCGCGGGGCTCCTCGTGCTGCTGTGCGCAGGGGTGCTCCGGCCCCGGCGCGACTGA
- a CDS encoding sugar O-acetyltransferase has protein sequence MPTDHFAGDSRTNLERMQAGDLYIADDPEIARRQQQAVRLAARYQAAYAEDAEAARPLLVELLGSLGAEAHVRPPLYVDYGSNITVGARTFVNYNLTALDVAAITIGEDCQIGPNVQLLTPTHPLEPGPRRDKLEAARPIVIGDNVWLGGGAIVLPGVTIGDNSVIGAGAVVTRDVPANVVAVGNPARPVRNV, from the coding sequence ATGCCGACGGACCACTTCGCGGGCGACTCCCGCACCAACCTCGAACGCATGCAGGCGGGCGACCTCTACATCGCCGACGACCCCGAGATCGCCCGCAGGCAGCAGCAGGCGGTACGGCTGGCGGCCCGCTACCAGGCCGCCTACGCGGAGGACGCGGAGGCGGCGCGCCCGCTCCTCGTCGAACTGCTCGGCTCCCTGGGTGCCGAGGCCCACGTGCGGCCGCCGCTGTACGTCGACTACGGCAGCAACATCACCGTCGGCGCGCGCACCTTCGTCAACTACAACCTGACGGCGCTGGACGTCGCGGCGATCACCATCGGCGAGGACTGCCAGATCGGGCCGAACGTCCAGCTGCTCACCCCCACGCACCCCCTGGAGCCCGGACCGCGGCGGGACAAGCTGGAGGCCGCCCGCCCGATCGTCATCGGCGACAACGTCTGGCTGGGCGGCGGCGCGATCGTGCTGCCGGGCGTCACCATCGGGGACAACTCCGTCATCGGTGCCGGTGCCGTCGTCACCAGGGACGTACCGGCGAACGTCGTGGCGGTCGGCAACCCTGCCCGGCCGGTGCGGAACGTGTAA
- a CDS encoding TetR/AcrR family transcriptional regulator → MATGHTDPQRRERILAATLDLIAEEGIARVSHRRIAQRAGVPLGSMTYHFTGIEQLLREAFGRFTDHIVAVFDEHLGAAADRDEAREAVADLVHELSEDSQRDLVLTQELYTLAARQPAYRELTHEWMRRSRVHLEKHFDPGTARQLDALIEGLTLHRALAREPHGRALTLEAIARITTTDRPAP, encoded by the coding sequence ATGGCAACCGGACACACGGATCCGCAGCGGCGGGAGCGCATCCTCGCCGCCACCCTCGACCTGATCGCCGAGGAGGGCATCGCACGCGTCTCCCACCGGAGGATCGCGCAGCGCGCGGGGGTACCGCTCGGCTCGATGACGTACCACTTCACCGGCATCGAGCAACTGCTGCGGGAGGCCTTCGGCCGGTTCACCGACCACATCGTCGCGGTCTTCGACGAGCATCTCGGCGCCGCCGCCGACCGCGACGAGGCCCGGGAAGCGGTGGCCGACCTGGTGCACGAGCTGTCCGAGGACAGCCAGCGCGACCTGGTGCTCACCCAGGAGCTGTACACGCTCGCCGCGCGGCAACCGGCCTACCGGGAGCTGACCCACGAGTGGATGCGCCGCAGCCGCGTCCACCTGGAGAAGCACTTCGACCCCGGCACCGCCCGCCAGCTGGACGCCCTCATCGAGGGCCTGACGCTGCACCGTGCCCTGGCGCGTGAGCCGCACGGCCGCGCCCTCACCCTGGAGGCCATCGCCCGGATCACCACCACGGACCGGCCCGCCCCCTAG
- a CDS encoding YeeE/YedE family protein, producing the protein MTTASPAGPSPAAPPRPSTPLFAPSPTSSARPEAPSLPPVRRTPLAVSGLLAVALTAYVWSAHGAKPGVLLLLGLGLGLALFHSRFGFTSAWRQLVAVGNGTGLRAHALLLGTTATLFALVIGTESGLFGSQPAPSAGPIGVGLFTGSALFAIGMQLGGACASGTLFAVGSGQTSIVLTLGGFVAGATLAAWQFDLWKDLPAWEPVVLSEHLGWFGSWAVTVAALLLVVLVSRRIQARRNPPPLGAVPSAHRAVVRAVRGSWPLAVGALALALLGAGVLLVSGGAWGVTSAFSLWGSELVGALGGHPENWTWWQRPGNAEMLAGPVLADKTSLTDIGIMIGAAVAASLGGTWALHRGIPWRTAVAAVLGGVLMGIGARLAGGCNIGAYLAGIASGSLSGWLWGAFALAGTWVGLKLRPLFGLGNPKPGDGVC; encoded by the coding sequence GTGACCACCGCATCCCCGGCCGGGCCGTCCCCGGCCGCACCGCCGCGCCCGTCCACCCCGCTGTTCGCCCCCTCGCCCACCTCCTCGGCCCGGCCCGAGGCACCGTCCCTGCCGCCGGTGCGGCGGACGCCGCTCGCCGTGTCCGGGCTGCTGGCCGTCGCCCTGACCGCCTACGTGTGGTCCGCGCACGGCGCCAAGCCGGGCGTGCTGCTCCTGCTCGGCCTCGGTCTGGGCCTCGCCCTCTTCCACTCCCGGTTCGGCTTCACCTCCGCCTGGCGGCAACTGGTCGCCGTCGGCAACGGGACCGGGCTGCGGGCGCACGCCCTGCTCCTCGGCACCACGGCCACCCTGTTCGCGCTCGTCATCGGTACGGAGTCCGGACTGTTCGGCTCCCAGCCCGCGCCGTCCGCCGGACCCATCGGCGTCGGTCTGTTCACCGGTTCGGCGCTCTTCGCGATCGGCATGCAGCTCGGCGGCGCCTGCGCCTCGGGCACCCTGTTCGCGGTCGGCTCGGGGCAGACGTCGATCGTGCTGACCCTGGGCGGCTTCGTGGCGGGCGCCACGCTGGCCGCCTGGCAGTTCGACCTGTGGAAGGACCTCCCGGCCTGGGAGCCCGTCGTGCTGTCCGAGCACCTCGGCTGGTTCGGCTCCTGGGCCGTGACCGTCGCCGCACTGCTCCTCGTGGTGCTGGTCAGCCGACGGATCCAGGCCCGCCGCAACCCGCCGCCGCTGGGCGCCGTGCCCTCGGCCCACCGGGCAGTCGTCCGGGCCGTCCGCGGGTCCTGGCCGCTGGCCGTCGGCGCCCTCGCGCTGGCCCTGCTCGGCGCGGGCGTCCTGCTGGTCTCCGGCGGCGCCTGGGGTGTCACCAGCGCGTTCAGCCTGTGGGGCTCGGAACTGGTCGGCGCGCTCGGCGGCCACCCGGAGAACTGGACCTGGTGGCAGCGGCCCGGCAACGCCGAGATGCTGGCCGGTCCGGTGCTCGCCGACAAGACCAGCCTCACGGACATCGGCATCATGATCGGCGCAGCCGTCGCCGCCTCGCTCGGCGGCACCTGGGCGCTGCACCGGGGCATCCCCTGGCGTACCGCCGTGGCGGCGGTGCTGGGCGGCGTACTGATGGGCATCGGCGCCCGGCTGGCCGGCGGCTGCAACATCGGCGCCTACCTCGCGGGCATCGCCTCGGGAAGCCTCAGCGGCTGGCTGTGGGGGGCCTTCGCGCTGGCCGGCACCTGGGTGGGCCTCAAGCTGCGGCCCCTGTTCGGCCTGGGCAACCCGAAGCCGGGCGACGGCGTCTGCTGA